The Ostrinia nubilalis chromosome 19, ilOstNubi1.1, whole genome shotgun sequence DNA window TTGACATATAGCTCAGTCAGAGcttcattaattttaacaagAGATTGCGATAACACAATAACTTATAGAAGGCTCAGTCTAAAagttataaaagtaatttattttctgcgaataggcttttaaaaagcgcttttaactttttggctgtttttcacaGTACATAACTTGACTGCAGTAACACAAGGCTTAGTAAGCTCATCTAAATGAACTAGCCTTTGCCCAAGGACTTGCCCGCGTTTTGAAATTCAGTTTCTGacagataaataataaatatttattgtagcCTGTattttattctgatgtataaagtTCTATCACTGTTTAGTTGCTGGCAGGCCTTCTTCTAGGTAGACTGACGATCTTGCGATgtgccttcaccagatcgtcagtcacTTAGTGtggcctggatgcgggcagcgcaggacgtTGTGGATATCCTTGGATCGTTTATCAAAGcgtttggctgaaatgaaccaACAAACAAAATGTATGGGCTAAGTGACTCTTCTGCGTCTATTTCTGTTATGCTTGTCCACATCCGTAGATGTAAACACGGCTTAATTTCATACTGAATGTGTCTAATGTGTCTATgccttatttttatgattaatgttggcaacactaaaAAATTATATGGGCTCTTCCTCATCACACTCTCACCAACTCGTActggtttttgtaaatattgtgtttttataaataaaagtcaagATTAAAGTACAAAATCTTATTATTTGTATGTTCCACGAACATAAATGGTGCCGAAACTCTATAAACAAGCTTCGACAAAAAACTTCGAGCAACGAAACCACACCTTCGCCGGCCGGCAAGAAAAGTAAGCTGATTTCACTGCATATTGCTGAACATACACTTGCAcaagaataaataaatcaaaggcCAATCAATACACTATTGTGCCATATTGATTTGCAAGTCGCAGTAGCCAAAAGTGaacaattttattcaactttgcAAGAAAATAACCGTCCGCCATTTTGGTTCCCTTTACTTTGCATCGAGAAAAAATATTACCACGCCCTGCCATTTTTCGCCATGACCATGGATAGCGATTCGGCTGAAAAGGAAGTGGACAAGAACGCAAGGAAAGGTATCATAAGAAAAATCGCACAGTGTAAAGCGTCGTTGACAAAGGCAGAAAATTTTATCCGCACATTGGAATCGCCAATCAACAAGGACGTAGTATCTGCGCGGCTACAACAACTGCAGGAGGTGCTGCCAAGGCATGAGCAGCTACTGATCGAATTAAGTACTTTGGACGACACCCTTGATGAAGACTATTTCGGAAACGACGCGTTCGAGGACCGGTATTTGGCGATCGTGGCGAGCCTTCGAGGCCTACTGGCGCCGCAGCCGCCGTCGCCGGCTCCAGCATCGGGCGCGCAGCAGTCTACAGACGCGTGCGCTACCAGCGTGAGGCTGCCAGAAATAGACATTCCTGCGTTTGACGGCAAGGACTACACAAAATACCACTCGTTCATCGAACTCTTTAGTGCAGTGATAGATAATAATTCTAAATTAGCCGCAATTCAAAAGCTTTTCTATCTTAGAAAATACTTAAAAGGTGAGCCATTGTCATTAATCGAAGGATTACCCGTCACCGGGGACTCGTATGGAAAAGCTCTTGAATTGTTGAGAAATAGATATGACAATAAGTTTCTTATTATCACTAACCATGTACAAGAGCTGCTAGACTTCAATCCACTAGTAAAGGGAGCGGCTACCAATTTAAGAGAGTTAGTGTCACATGCTCGCCAGCACTTAGGTGCACTGAAAACATTAGGACAACCGACTGACAGCTGGGACATGATAGTTTTACCCATTTTGTTGCGAAAGGTCGACCAGTTTACTTGCAGAGCCTATCATTCGGAGCGTGACACCACAAAGCTGCCCCTACTGGATGACTTCTTCGCTTTTGTGGAGCGGAGAGCTAGCAGCTTCGAGGAGAGCCAAAGAAGTGAAGGTAAGagcaacaataataataacacttaCAAAACTAAAGTGTCAAACTATGCAAGCAAAACTGCCACACAGTCGTGGTCTTGCAAATATTGTAGTGAGCAAACACATAGATTATTCAAATGTGACAAATTTCTAGCCATCTCACCAGAGGAAAGGCTCAATTTCatttcacaaaataatttatgcaAAATATGTTTCAATTCTCAcacaaataaatgtaaatttcaCTTCAAATGTGAACAGTGCAAGGACAAATCGCATAATACTCTCTTGCACTGCAATGAAAAAGTATCAATGCACAGTAATTCTAATGTTAGCACAATATTGCTGCCCACCATCAAGGCCAAAGTGCTCTGCCGGGATGGCAAATCACACAAAGTAGTCCGGGGACTAGTTGACAGTGGCAGCCAAGTGTCATTTATGACAGCTGACTTAGCAAAAGCATTGCAATTACCGCTAATTGATAGCAATTTAAATATCACAGCCTTggggaaacaaaacaaaacaacctCAAAAGCTGTCAATGCTGAATTTGTGtcacttcaaaataattataagtgccaagttAATTGTTCCATAGTGGACCAAATTACAACCAAGCTGCCACAGCAACAAGTAAGCTGGCAAAATATACAGCTGCCAGACTCTGTGGTGCTTGCAGATAGTGACTTTGACACTCCGGGAGACATTTCATTTCTGCTGTCAGCGGACATATTCTTCCAAATATTGCTGCCTCGCAAAATCAAGCTGCAAAATAGTAATTTGTATCTTATTGATACCCAGTTTGGTTCAATATTGTCAGGTGAAGTAAACAATAGTGAGTTTTGTGCATCCAGTCaccatgtcaccttgcatgctATATGTGACAACAATGTTGATCACCTCCTACAAAAGTTTTGGGAGACTGAAATGGTCCCTGAAACGAAATTGGAGGTTACAGCAAAGCAGGATGCCTGCGAAGCCGAGTTTAAAAGCTCGGTACAGCTCACCAGCGAGTTTCAGGTGTCCCTCCCGCTCAAAGTCCCCGTAGATCAGCTAGACCTAGGAAATACATTTCCTATagcatcaaaaacattaaatgcCATCGAAAAAAGGTTAGCCAAAGATGATCAATTAAATAGAAATTATAATGACTTCATGAATCAATACATAGAAATGGGTCATGCAAAGGTCATCCCACTGTGCCagtcaaatttaaaaaatgcataTTTCATGCAACACTTGCCAGTCATAAGGAACGATAAAAAGACCAATAAAGTAAGAGTTGTTTTTAATGGTAACACAAAAGCTAGTTCGCAGCATCAAAGTTTAAATGATGTTTTGCTGAATGGCCCTAAGGTTCAAAAAGATCTCTTTGACATTCTGATTTTATTCAGGTCAATCAAGTATGTAATGTTAACGGACATCAGGCATATGTACAGAGCTATAAAAATTGATCCATCATTTAGGCATCTACAAAATATATTATGGAAAGATGAAAATAATCAAAGAATTATTCTGCAATTACAGACAGTCACCTATGGACTCAAGAGCTCAAGCTACCTGGCCACCAGATGTCTCCAGGAGTTAGCAGACCGGTTTGGGAGCAACATGCCGCTTGCTGCTGAGGTCATCCGGACAGCCATGTACGTTGACGATGCTCTTTTTGGAGCACAGACCATCGATGAAGCTCTTGAGGTAAGAGATCAATTTATAGACCTGCTAGGACGTGCCAATCTGCAGCTGCATAAATGGGCTGCAAATGATGACCAATTACTGGCTGGCATACCAGCTGACAAGCAGCATTTCGAAGAGCATGAGCTCGGTAATGAGGACCTCTCAATGAAAGCTTTAGGGGTCTCATTCAATGTTAGAGATGATGTTTTTAAAGTGTCATGTCCTATAAAGCGGGTGCAGTCCTGGAATAAAAGGTCCATTTTGAGTGTCATAGGCTCTTTCTTTGACCCCTTAGGGCTCGCTGGGCCAATAATAGTTCGAGCAAAGGAATTTCTACAAAAAGTGTGGAAGGAGAATCTCGAGTGGGACTCGCCCATACCAATGTCATTGCTTAAGGCCTGGTTAACATTCTATGAACAGCTAGAACAAGTGCCTACAATTTCTGTACaaagaaacataaatataaataatgcgCAGGTAATACAATTGCTAGGATATTGTGACGCTTCTAGCGTCGCCTACGGCTGCTGCATATATATAAGGGTTATTCAAGGCAGCAAAGTAACCACAACACTTTTGTGTTCAAAGTCTAGAATTGCTCCAGTAAAAAACGCCTTGACTATACCTAAGCTAGAGTTAAATGGTGCAGTGTTGCTAGCCAAACTGTATTGCAAAGTCAAAGCAATCTATGCTAAAATTAACTTCAATGCTGTACATTTATTTTCTGACTCCCAAGTTGTTCTGTGTTGGTTGAAGTCTAGCAGAAATAATATACCGGCTTATGTCAAAAAcagaataaatttaataaattcaagtACTACAGAATGTAAATGGTTTCACATAGATGGAGCTTCCAATCCAGCTGATTGCTTGTCTCGAGGCTGCAATCCCCAAGACCTGCCATCGAACACCTTATGGTGGCATGGGCCTCCTCAACTTGACTCACTGGAGTATGAGCCTTCACCATCATTGGCTTCATGCAACCACTTGCTTTGCGAGAGGGGACCTGCCGAGAACGAGCAAGCAGCTTGTTTGGTTGTGACACAAGAACCACAATTGTTTGAAAAATATTCTTCATGGTTCACTATGCAAAGAATTGTAGCTTGGATATTAAGGTTTAAAttcaattgtttaaataaacataataaaattaaaggaaaTTTGACTGTAAAAGAATTGTTAAATGCTCAATACAGAATAATTTCTATAACGCAAGGCTTGTATTTTCCTTcggaaatatcaaaaataaaaaataatttgccaataaaatctaatttaaaaGCCTTGGCTCCATTCATAGATGGAAATGGCATAATGAGGGTTGGTGGCCGGTTGCAAAACGCCCCAGTGCCATACACGCAAAAGCATCCGATTATTTTGCCCAATAAGTGTCATGTCACGAATTCAATTATTCGAAATGAACACTGTGTATTAATGCATGCTGGTATCACCCTCGTATTAAGTAGTCTGAAACTTAAGTATTGGATCATTAGCGCCGGTCGCGaagtaaagaaaattattaacaAGTGCTTAAAATGTTACAGGTTTAAGGCTCAAGTAGCCAGCCAGTTTATGGGATCCCTGCCCTCCGATCGCGTCACCGAGAGCCACCCGTTCGACAAGGTTGGAATCGACTTCTGTGGTCCGTTTCAAGTAAAACAATCGGGCATGCGGAGGGCCGTTGTCACCAAAGGCTACACACTGGTAATTGTTTGCTTCGCCACTAAGGCTGTCCACCTTGAGCTAGTTTCAGACATGACAACTCAAACATTCTTAGCAGCCTTAAAAAGATTCATTGGCAGACGCGGTATTCCCGCCATTATTAATTGCGATAATGCACAAACGTTTAAAGGAGCCGACAACGTGCTCCACGACTTGTATAAATTAGTCAATTCCAAAAAGCATCAATCTCAAGTGAGTGTGGCTGCTGTAGAGAAAGGAATAACCTTTCGCTACATCCCCTCCTACTCCCCCAACCACGGAGGCCTCTGGGAGGCCGCCGTTAAGAGTTTTAAGTTCCATTTCAAAAGAGTGGTGGGGGAGAATAAATTCACGTACGAAGAATTGACCACTATTTTATCCGAAATAGAGGGTATCCTGAATTCCAGGCCCCTCACGCCGCTTTCAAGCGACCCTGCAGACCTAACAGCCCTAACCCCAGGACACTTCCTGACTGGTCGTCCACTCATATGTATCCCTGAGCCGGATCTAACCGATATCCCTCTAAATAGACTAAGATTCTGGAGGCGCTGTACTCAGGTCAAGCAACATTTTTGGAAAGCCTGGTACAGCCAATATTTATCGCAGCTAAATGTTAGAAACAAGTGGAGCAAACAGTTACCAGATGTGGAAGAAGGCAGTTTAGTTTTACTAAAAGGAGACAACGTTCCCCCGCTGCAGTGGCCCATGGCGCGGGTGACGCGGGTGTTTCGGGGAAGCGATGGGAGGGTAAGGGTCGCGGAGCTCAAAACCGCTACTGGTCTAACCCGTAggtctattaataaaatgtgtaTCCTTCCCATAGATTATTAAGTAACAAGCcattttaaaactgttaaataatttttaaccatagGTTTTTAAGCAAATGTTAACTTGTAGTTATGACAtgcgaattttattaaatatttatggcaATTTTGAGTCTGTAAACTGTGATAACTAAGTAGTAATATGTATAGGGTGTTACTTAAACTTAAGAATAAAGATTTAATTAAGATATAACTTCAATTGTATCATGCAAGTCATTACTAATGTAACTTCATGACTATTACTGTAACTGCATAACTATTAATGTAACTGCATAGctatttttgtaaccttttgcCCGGGAGAATGTCCACATCCGTAGATGTAAACACGGCTTAATTTCATACTGAATGTGTCTAATGTGTCTATgccttatttttatgattaatgttggcaacactaaaAAATTATATGGGCTCTTCCTCATCACACTCTCACCAACTCGTActggtttttgtaaatattgtgtttttataaataaaagtcaagATTAAAGTACAAAATCTTATTATTTGTATGTTCCACGAACAATGCTAATGGAAACTTTATTGCCAACTCTTTGGGGCCGCCCGATGAGCAGTCCTAGATTAAATTGCGTTTTTAAACGAATTTCAGGAGTCGACGAATGAAAATGGGTTACACGAGTAGTTTATAAATTAGGATAACGTTTTCTGCTGAATTACATTTCGATTATCTTTGAAGTCTAATAATAATGTTAGAACTTTGTTAGGATAATAGGATCTTTGTGActtttttaatccaaaattaGAAAAAGGTTGATGGACAGTTATGTAGAAAGCATCAGGCTATAATATTCTAACTTAAATTGATTACGATGATGGACTACGTTGAACAAAgcatcgttcgttcattcgtttcagccaaatgacgttgtACAAAGGCATCCTAAGGATTTTAACAATGAATGGTCCTGCGCTCCCGCATTGGGTAATGTTATAGGAATCTTTGTGCaattcagtaaataaataaaccatgtCACGGGTAGTTAATCAATTTATCAGCAAACACTTCAGAAGATCCTTTGAGCCACAGAACCTTTGATAAAAAAGATTTATAAACCTATTTAAAATCTAAGAACATTTTAAAAAGGTTTACACATCTTTTAGCGAGAACgaatgaaaaaataaacttgtatgtaggtacaatgTACATAAATGTTTTCTAAATTTTCTCGGGGAGTACTCGACAAATATTTGTTACACAGAGTAAGCATTCTTCAAAATACAATATCTAAAAAAGCAACGCAAATAACTCCATTCTAATAACGCTCAGTAAGCGTTCGCTCAAATAACCAATTTCTTCGGAAAAATCAGCTAACATTCGCTGTCGTAACTAATAAGTGAAATCTTTTAAGGCTTTTACATAAAGCGACTTTTTGACGCCACGATCACATGTAAAGAAAGTTTTCACTGTCAATCAAAATCGAGATCTAAACCTTTGTCTGTCTTTGCATTGAAGGGAGGTCGAACCCTAATGAGATCTTCGAAcccctcctatgttcttctgattcatttctttgcgggtccagtgacagtttaactttcccccgggacttTGACCtgcactggttgggtttttattggcggtcaagctgtagatcctggctacacaggagtgtTTTGACTGCTTCTGACTGATCTATATCGATCTTGGTGTTGATACAATAGatagacagttttttttttgcagacTAGCTAGACCCGAAATTCTACTTTTATAcggtttgttttaaattttaatgtactCTTGATAATGAGCTCTCGAGAGTTTCAGGAGGAATTCAAGTCAAATGGTTTTTGCAGTTAAAAATcagtttttaaaatagttaaagtCGCTGTCTTATGTTCATGATGAtacaaaaattaacaaataattctgtCTCACGTGTACAAGAAGCAACACAATCaaggaaattttattgttaggaaaacaaacagcattctacAACACACATAGAGTTaccaattaaacttcacatttaaaaattaaggTTCTTATTTAAAAATTGATCGAAAAAAATCGCTGTATGTAAATGTATTAAACCAACCGGGTAAAATCGTCCCGGGGGATTGTTTTGAGCGGATCGCGCCATCTGACGGCTTGAAGATTGCTTATGACGTGCCCTATCGCTTTTAATAAAGCTGTGCTTTTAGACACGGCCGTAAGTTACAAGCAAAAAATGCAGATGAAGGCACAAACTATAAAGGTTTGCTACAAAATCATCCTTATTACCATTGCAAGATGGGATTATTCACCAACTGGACGCAAGAGACTGGACACACGTGTGTCCAGTTggtgaaactcaaaattaatcACTGCACACACTTAACATGAATTAAATCACTTAAAATATGCAGGATAGCTTATGATTTGGATGGGAAACTTGGGACTTTAGGGATAAtaaaaactgtcaaagtgaGAATTCTGTGACAAATGTATTGacaaataatagaaaaacaaataaatacaaaaccataaatattaacttaaactaaattttttgcGTGCCGAGATACGAGTATTTAACTAATTTTGAGTTTCACCAACTGGACGCATATGTGTCCAGTCTCTTGTGTCGAGTTGGTGAATAGCCCGCAAGATGTAACAGTAACCAAGATGTGATATCTGATCTGGGTCAGACAGAAGTCTCTCAAATGTCTCAAATGTCATCAATAAAACACCGTTTGCCCGAGGCAAGGCCTAATTGCCCATCGCACGCTCCCATAGAGGCTTTAAGCTACAAAACCTCCAAATATATTCACCAGACAATGTACATGTCCAATGCGACCCTTACCCAGAATTCACCTGACAAAACGCCTACAAGGCACACGTTTGATTATTCAACAAACATTTGTACCAACTCCGCAGAGTCAACCCTCAATCGCGAGGGTCAAAAGGGGCCTCCGGCTAAATTGGCCAATTCATTGGTTGAATGGCAAAATCAGGACACCACAccaacattattatttatttacgggGACACGCCAATCGAATTACTTGTACAGTCGGGCACATGTTGAAAGAACTGAATCATctgtttaatttcttttttttttctgtaataagATTAATTGATTTGGGCTGAAGCTAGAAGTAATCTAGTTTTTCTAAGATCTAACCTGTTTGCCCTTGCTCTATACATGAGTGAATTCATCTaataatagactaagagctagtgaacgccagacctacgttattttataaaggctgaaagtttgtcagcgcatgctcccaacatagctaagaaccatggccaaacatgaagtttgggtcatggtggctttggcagacagacggtactaaaggtgtgtaaaataccaacttaattacgtcaaagtataaaggctgattttttgatatttccttcaaaatgttattagaaatgacgtcattaattgacagacacctaccatgaaatttgttagtactaaggttgaattatcaaataatcactgttaaatgtgattaatttatcactttcaccgcgactgtcgggaattattcataataaccggttattattaataattttcaatttatcacattaaccgtaacatatgcaATAATTTGGTATGTACCATATGTGTCCCACTATGCGCTGTAGGGTTAATGGAAGGTACAACttcttaacgcttaggagttgtaggataattcacgtcatgctccccggcggaactacttttgatttaactagtctagtgtaagtttctaaaataaatcttcgatat harbors:
- the LOC135081166 gene encoding uncharacterized protein LOC135081166; protein product: MLFLEHRPSMKLLRFKAQVASQFMGSLPSDRVTESHPFDKVGIDFCGPFQVKQSGMRRAVVTKGYTLVIVCFATKAVHLELVSDMTTQTFLAALKRFIGRRGIPAIINCDNAQTFKGADNVLHDLYKLVNSKKHQSQVSVAAVEKGITFRYIPSYSPNHGGLWEAAVKSFKFHFKRVVGENKFTYEELTTILSEIEGILNSRPLTPLSSDPADLTALTPGHFLTGRPLICIPEPDLTDIPLNRLRFWRRCTQVKQHFWKAWYSQYLSQLNVRNKWSKQLPDVEEGSLVLLKGDNVPPLQWPMARVTRVFRGSDGRVRVAELKTATGLTRRSINKMCILPIDY
- the LOC135080952 gene encoding uncharacterized protein LOC135080952: MTMDSDSAEKEVDKNARKGIIRKIAQCKASLTKAENFIRTLESPINKDVVSARLQQLQEVLPRHEQLLIELSTLDDTLDEDYFGNDAFEDRYLAIVASLRGLLAPQPPSPAPASGAQQSTDACATSVRLPEIDIPAFDGKDYTKYHSFIELFSAVIDNNSKLAAIQKLFYLRKYLKGEPLSLIEGLPVTGDSYGKALELLRNRYDNKFLIITNHVQELLDFNPLVKGAATNLRELVSHARQHLGALKTLGQPTDSWDMIVLPILLRKVDQFTCRAYHSERDTTKLPLLDDFFAFVERRASSFEESQRSEDSHLWTQELKLPGHQMSPGVSRPVWEQHAACC